The window CTTGGCGCGCGAGCTGCCGGGGGGCTTGTCGGGGGCCGGCGGCAGCGTCATCCCTTGTAGTGGAGCGCGGTCATCAGGGTGAACAGCCGGCGCAGCGTGTCGGCGTCGGCGTCCAGCTTGCCGCGCAGCCGCTCGCCGAGCAGCGCCGCGCCCTCGTTGTGGAGCCCCCGCCGCCCCATGTCGATCGCCTCGATCTGGCTCGGCGATGCGGTTCGGATCGCGCGGTAGTAGGTGTCGCAGAGCATCAGATAGTCGCGCAGCACGGAGCGGAAGGGCTGCAGCGACAGGAGGTGCGACATGAGCGGCGCGCCCGCCGCGTCCGACACGGCGAGCACCAGCTTGCCCTCCTGGAGGCCGATGGCGAGCCGGTAGGGCCCGTTGTCGTGCCCCGACAGGCCGAAGGAGTTCTCCTCGACGAGGTCGTAGATGGCGATCCGCCGCTCGTGTTCCTGGTCGGGGTTGCCGCGGCCGATCGAGCCCTCGTCGAGGGTGACGGCGATGAGGCGGTCGCGGTCCCCGGCCATGCGGTTCAGCCTTTCAGGCGCATCGCGACCGAGCGGGCGTGGGCGTCGAGCCCTTCCGCCTCGCCGAGCGCCACCGCGGCCGGCCCGAGCGCGGCGAGCCCGGCCGCGTCGCATTTCAGCACCGACGTGCGCTTCATGAAGTCGAGCACGCCGAGGCCGGACGCGAAGCGCGCCGAGCGCGCGGTGGGCAGCACGTGGTTGGAGCCGCCGACGTAGTCGCCGATGGCTTCCGGCGTGTGGGGGCCGAGGAAGATCGCGCCGGCGTCGCGGATGCGTCGCGCGAGGTCGTCGCCGTTCCGGGCCATGATCTCCAGGTGCTCGGGCGCGAGGCGGTCGACCAGCGGCACGGCGGCGTCGAGGTCCGGCACGAGGACGATCGCGCCGTAGTCGCGCCAGGACGGCTCCGCGATGGCGCGGCGGGGCAGGGCGGCGAGCTGCCGCTCGACCGCGGCCGCCGTCGCATCCGCGAGGTCCTCGCTGTCGGTGACCAGGATCGACTGGGCCACGGCGTCGTGCTCGGCCTGGGCCAGCAGGTCGGCGGCGACGTGCTCGGGGTCGGCGGAGCTGTCCGCCACCACGACGACCTCGGAGGGGCCGGCGATCATGTCGATGCCGACCTGGCCGAAGACGCGGCGCTTGGCGGCGGCGACGAAGGCGTTGCCGGGGCCGACGATCTTGAACACGGGCGCGATGCTGCCCGTGCCGTAGGCCAGGGCCGCGACCGCCTGGGCGCCGCCGACGCGGTAGATCTCGTCGACGCCGGCGAGCTCGGCCGCGAGCAGCACCAGCGGGTTGAGCTGGCCGTCCGGCGTCGGCACCACCACCACGACGCGCTCGCAGCCCGCCACCTTGGCCGGCACCGCGTTCATCAGCACGGAGGAGGGGTAGGCGGCGGTGCCGCCCGGCACGTAGAGGCCGACCGCGCGGATCGCCGTCCAGCGCCAGCCGAGCTCGACGCCAGCTTCGTCGGTCCAGAACTGGTCGGCCGGCTTCTGCCGCTCGTGGAAGGCGAGGATGCGGTCGCGCGCGAGCTTCAGCGCGTCGGCGGTGCGGGCCGGCACCGCGGCGCGGGCGGCCGCGACCTCGTCCGGCGCCACGCGCAGCCCGCGGGCGCGCAGGTCGACGCGGTCGAAGCGCTCGGTGAGGTCGAACAGCGCCGCGTCGCCGCGCGCGCGCACGTCGGCGATGATGGCCGCGGCCGCGTCGTCGACGTCCTGCGACACCTCGCGCTTGGCGGCCAGGAGGGCGCGGAATCGCTGTTCGAAGTCGCTCGATCGGGCGTCGAGGCGAGTATGGGTCTGCATGACCTCTGCTTAGAACGTCGCCGCGCGCCGCTCAAGCGGGCGAGGGCCACGCGCGGTGGGCGCGGCGGCGGGCGCCTCCTCGTCGCCTTGCGGGAGAAGGGGAGCACGCCCTCAGGATGACGGCTGCTCGTCCTTCAACTGCTCCTCGCGCTCGGCCGCGAAGGTGCCGCCGCCGGGCGTGTGGGGCGTCGGGCCGCCCACGCCGGAGCCGCGCAGGTCGAGCGCCGCGAGGTCGCAGGCGTGGGCCGCGTCGGCGGCATCGACCCTGATTTCGTGGTCCGCCGAGCCGTCGGCGGACCGCACCGTCACCGTCCACGTCGCCATTGCGCGTCTCCCGTCAGTGTCCCGGCGCCTTCAGCACCAGCGTGGCGAGCGGCGGCAGCGTCAGCACCAGCGAGTGCGCCTGCCCGTGCGCCTCCACCTCTTCCGTCGAGGCCCCACCGCCGTTGCCGAGGTTGCTGCCGCCGAACACGGCCGCGTCCGTGTTCAGCAGCTCGTGCCAGTAGCCCGCCGCCGGCACGCCGATCCGGTAGCCCTCGCGCGGCACCGGCGTCATGTTGGACAGCACCAGCAGTCTGTCGGCGCCGTCCGCGGTCTGGCGGACGAAGCCGTAGACCGAGCGGTCGTCGTCGTCGCCCACCGCCCAGCGGAAGCCCTCGGGCACGCTGTCGGTGGCGTGGAGCGCCGGCTCGGCCTTGTAGAGCCGGTTCAGCTCCGCGATCAGCAGCTGCACGCCCTTGTGGGTCGGGAAGTCGAGCAGATCCCAGTGCAGCGAGGTGTCGTGGTTCCACTCGCTCCACTGGGCGATCTCGCCGCCCATGAAGAGCAGCTTCTTGCCCGGATGCGTCCACATGAACCCGTAATAGGCGCGCAGGTTGGCGAACTTCTGCCAGTCGTCGCCCGGCATCTTGCGGATCATCGAGCCCTTGCCGTGCACCACCTCGTCGTGGCTGAGCGGCAGCATGAAGTGCTCTGTGTAGGCGTAGACCATGCCGAAGGTCATGAGGTGGTGGTCGTAGCGCCGGTAGACCGGCTCCTTCTCCATGTACTTCAGGGTGTCGTGCATCCACCCCATGTTCCACTTCATGTCGAAGCCGAGCCCGCCCTGCTCGACCGGCGCGGTGACGCCCGGCCAGGCCGTCGATTCCTCGGCGATCACGAGGGCGCCGGGCTCGCGCTCGTGCACGATGCTGTTGAGGTGGCGGAAGAACTCGACGGATTCGAGGTTCTCGCGCCCGCCGTACTTGTTGGGCACCCATTCGCCGTGCTTGCGGCTGTAGTCGCGGTAGAGCATGGAGGCCACCGCGTCCACGCGCAGCGCGTCGACGTGGTAGCGCTCCAGCCACTCGATGGCGCTGGCGATGACGAAGCCCTTCACCTCGTTGCGGCCGAGGTTGAAGATCAGCGTGTTCCAGTCCTGGTGGAAGCCCTCGCGCGGGTCGGCGTGCTCGTAGAGCGGCGTGCCGTCGAAGCGCGCGAGCCCCCACACGTCGGTGGGGAAGTGGGCCGGCACCCAGTCGAGGATGACGCCGACGCCGGCCGCGTGGCAGCGGTCGACGAAATAGGCGAAGTCCTCCGGCGAGCCGTAGCGGCCCGTCGGCGCGAAGAGGCCCAGCGTCTGGTAGCCCCAGGAGCCGCCGAACGGGTGCTCCATGATGGGCATGAACTCGACGTGGGTGAACCCGAGCCCCGCGACATAGGGCACGAGCCGGTCCGCCATCTCGCGCCAGTTGAGGCTGCGCCCTTCCTCGGC is drawn from Lichenibacterium dinghuense and contains these coding sequences:
- a CDS encoding UPF0262 family protein, producing MAGDRDRLIAVTLDEGSIGRGNPDQEHERRIAIYDLVEENSFGLSGHDNGPYRLAIGLQEGKLVLAVSDAAGAPLMSHLLSLQPFRSVLRDYLMLCDTYYRAIRTASPSQIEAIDMGRRGLHNEGAALLGERLRGKLDADADTLRRLFTLMTALHYKG
- the hisD gene encoding histidinol dehydrogenase, which codes for MQTHTRLDARSSDFEQRFRALLAAKREVSQDVDDAAAAIIADVRARGDAALFDLTERFDRVDLRARGLRVAPDEVAAARAAVPARTADALKLARDRILAFHERQKPADQFWTDEAGVELGWRWTAIRAVGLYVPGGTAAYPSSVLMNAVPAKVAGCERVVVVVPTPDGQLNPLVLLAAELAGVDEIYRVGGAQAVAALAYGTGSIAPVFKIVGPGNAFVAAAKRRVFGQVGIDMIAGPSEVVVVADSSADPEHVAADLLAQAEHDAVAQSILVTDSEDLADATAAAVERQLAALPRRAIAEPSWRDYGAIVLVPDLDAAVPLVDRLAPEHLEIMARNGDDLARRIRDAGAIFLGPHTPEAIGDYVGGSNHVLPTARSARFASGLGVLDFMKRTSVLKCDAAGLAALGPAAVALGEAEGLDAHARSVAMRLKG
- the glgB gene encoding 1,4-alpha-glucan branching protein GlgB, translating into MAGIGPDAVWALVEGRHGDPFAVLGDHRVDGERVIRAFMPGARGVDVLAREDDSRIGTLEQVHGAGLFAGPVQSSGPYRLRVRWPDAVQEVDDPYSFGPLLGDLDLHLIGQGTHYELSRALGAQAMSFEGVAGVRFAVWAPNARRVSVVGDFDSWDGRRHPMRRRGSSGVWELFVPGIGPGARYKYEIVAPDGAVLPQKADPVARASEAAPATASIVARSEPFPWTDGDWKAERAKRQALDAPISVYEVHPGSWIKNAEEGRSLNWREMADRLVPYVAGLGFTHVEFMPIMEHPFGGSWGYQTLGLFAPTGRYGSPEDFAYFVDRCHAAGVGVILDWVPAHFPTDVWGLARFDGTPLYEHADPREGFHQDWNTLIFNLGRNEVKGFVIASAIEWLERYHVDALRVDAVASMLYRDYSRKHGEWVPNKYGGRENLESVEFFRHLNSIVHEREPGALVIAEESTAWPGVTAPVEQGGLGFDMKWNMGWMHDTLKYMEKEPVYRRYDHHLMTFGMVYAYTEHFMLPLSHDEVVHGKGSMIRKMPGDDWQKFANLRAYYGFMWTHPGKKLLFMGGEIAQWSEWNHDTSLHWDLLDFPTHKGVQLLIAELNRLYKAEPALHATDSVPEGFRWAVGDDDDRSVYGFVRQTADGADRLLVLSNMTPVPREGYRIGVPAAGYWHELLNTDAAVFGGSNLGNGGGASTEEVEAHGQAHSLVLTLPPLATLVLKAPGH